tattattattatgattatcattattattattattacgattatgattattatcattattattgtctAACGAACTTACGGCTTCCTGCGTAAAGAGTCATGAAACAAGAAAAAGTCAGAGATtgatcgttaaaaaatattacagatCGTCGAAAAGGTTTTGTACGAAGTTCTTAGCGACACCACCGTGCACTCGATCGTCACTATGCGAATTTTGTGAAATGACccacagatatatatatatataatagtaacaaTTCGATCGATCCGAATCGAATTAACGGGAAAAGTAGAAAttaggggagggagagagagagagatgggaaaaaattacaattttacgaGAAGAGAGAAGCAAATCTagcaaagtatatatatatgtgtgtatatatatatatatatacacatacacacacatatatactaCTAAGGAAAgtcgaaagaaacgaagggAACGTTCGTTGGAacggtaaaaaaagaaaaaaggtcgAAGCTTTTGCtgaacggagagagagagagaatggccAATTTACTTTCGAGAAAGTCAATGACAATTTCTCGAGGCAATCGAAATGATCTCGAGCTCGAGACACAGCGGCATGAGAACGGTGACCGTTTCGTCCCGATCCGTGCACCGTTAAACCAAACTCACTCGATCTCTACTGACCTCTCTATGAGTTTACGCATCTCCTCGGTGGTCATGCCGTCCTTGCCGCGAGCATTCACTGAAATAGAAAAACACACGGCACGATTGACACAACGGTAAACTACTACGACGACACGTAGCATGCAAATGTGTGGAAGCTAAACGattagagatagagagagatagagagagagagagagaaagagagatagataCACTGAGACCCCGCAGCGAGTCAGCGGTTCATTCTTGATCGCGTCGGTGACTCGCTCGGCATGcctatatattttctactgCTTAAAGAACGAGCAGCGGCGCGAAAGGGGATCCGGAGCGGAACGCAGCCTCTCTCGCCTCTCTCTGTTCTCGAGGAGAGACGGGCAGTTCCATTCCCCGAGGgggggcgagagagagagagggggaggtcCGTCGATTCGTCCCGCTTCGATCCCCCGGCTCGATCACCGGGTCTTTGTACTGACCGCCGTAGTTGCGGTTCACGAGTTGGTCGCGATCGCACTCCGCCTCGCTGATCTCGTTGCTCTCCTTGCTGTCGTTGAAACTCGAGTTGTTCTGGTCGTGGTTCCTTGGCGGGGGTGGGGGCGGTTCCGGTGATCCAGAGACGGGGATATTGCGGGCCGACCCTACGCTGCGACGTCCAACCGAGCCGCGGGATCCGTAGTGGTCGTAGGGAGCGCCGTACTGTCCGTACTGGGAGCCGTATTGATCCTCCTCGGGCGCGCAGTTGGCCGGGTCGTCGTACTCGGGGGAGAAGACGTTGTGGGTTCCGCTGCCGCCTCCTTGGGACGGGACTCGGGAGTAGCGACCGTTTTGACGCGGCTGCGGATCAAAGAGAATCGTTGTCGAGGGAGATCGGAGAAATAGGCGGATCGAGACGTACCATGGATTGAGATCCGGAGCGGCTGTGGGCGGAAGCGTTGGTGGGATGGCCAACGGGTGGCCCCATGGTGCCCGAGTGTCCGTTGCCTGGGTGTGGGAAGGTCTGGAATTGCATGGCCTTGCTGGGGTCCATCTCCTCGCGGAATCCAAGAAGGTGGAAGGTGGCGTAGGGGCAGATCTCGTCTTCCATGCCTGAAAGAAACGATCACCAAGGGTAGACACTGCAGTTATGGAACCGATCGAACTAATCTATTCATTGTCAAAACGGGATTATGATGTTTCACCATTTGCGTATCGGGTGGGTGTTCTTTTGGGTGCGTTCGCCTCGTGCAATGCtaactaagaaaaaaaatctggcGGGTACCTACGTATATTCTCGTTCCTACGTGTTtcccctcttcttctctcgtaCTCGCCCGTTACACAGAGAAACGTTTATAGgaggtatatttatatatatatatacgttatatatatacgcatgcACGTTAATCAATCGTGTCTCGAATCGTTCTACAGTTCCGTTGTTGTCGTTCGCTCGCTTCTGTCTCTCATCATAGAAACCGTTGTCCGACATTTTGGAAAGATGAAAGGAAAAATGCGCGGAGCGAGACAACAACACCGTCCCTGCATCCAAATCCTTCCGTATTCGTGAAAAAAGTAGGACGAATCGAAAGGGATGTGGTTACTTTTCGTGTTTACATTCGTATATATTTGCGAAAATAAAGGAGGAACAATGAGCGCAAAGCATGCGTGAATGCGTGCAAAACATCGAAGTGGGTAATAAATAGCGAATATTGCATGAGCACGGCGTGAACAACCGTGAAGAATCGGAACGGACTTACGAAGAAGACCGGTTATATACGCAATAGCTGGATAGCCGGTCGATAAGTTAGTTAACCGTGGTAGATGTCGCGATAGAGAGACGAAGGCTCGTGACGGCGACacggagaggagaaagagcGCTTCGTTCGGTTCTTTAACTCTACTTTTTACCAACCTCTGTGGGATAGACCCTCGGCACTGCCCATACGAGGTGGCGGTGGACATCTTCGGTTCGGCGCGCAATGATTCAATTCTTCGTACATATGTCGTCTTGGATCCCACGTCGAGTGGCTTCTTATCGAGCCTGTCCCACCTATCGAACATATACTACAAACGTCGTACGACTGACTGCCGCTTACCGATCTTCGGTTTCGCCCTTCTTATCGATTTCTTATCGATTCATCGGCGGGCGTGAACTGAGAGGGCGATCGTGGAAACGGAGACGCGTAGCAATGCGATAAGCGCAAATAAAATAagggaggagaaaaataaCCGTTCCCCGGCACATACATATCTCGATtacgtttaaatatatatatatatatatatatatatataatatatatatatatatatatatatatatatagtatatagagagagagagaaaaaatattttgaagcgAGGCAAACAACGAGACAAACTGGCAATGACTATGAATATCCAACTTGTGTACGAATTACGTGTTTGTGGAGAATGGGTGTGTATGTTTGTGTTTTCAACGTATCGTCATCCCGATTCGTTCGACGAGAATGGTGAGAAAGAATTCTAAGACTCGTGTATATCATATATCGTATacatattcgattcgatttctgGTGTGTCacgaatgaataatgaaatgtaataaataaaataaaagaagaaacggtAAACACTATCGTGCCGATGCGACAACATCTAATAAAcgataattggaatttttagcTAGAGATCGTATTGTTGGCAGTTGTGGCTTACTTATCACTGTACCTCGCTTGATGCGATCGCAGGTGTTATAATTGGATCCGGGAACAGGGGGCAATTTACGGTTGGGCGGGGCGATGTATCCAAGCTCGTCGCGCAGATCGGGCCTTCGTTTGTCCAGGGTTGCTCCGCCTACTCCGGTTTGTTGGTAAACCACGTCGTCTAAAAAATCGAACGGACACGTAGCAGCGTGCCGGTTAGTTCGCTATAGGAACTGCTCCGTGCGCTCGATACGGATCGAAGTGGTCGGGGGTCGATAACGACGTAATATCGATCGTCCCATCCGGCCGACTTCCATCTCTGTTTCGTAATTAACGattgtgtaaaataataaaaaaaaattggtataCATTGTCCCTCGTAATATTTCTCGTCGGCTGATGAGATACCTCGCAGCCGCGTTTGCTCCGGGCCCCGAGTTCTCCTAGACAATGCGACGCAAATCACCACTATCCCTACAATAATGACGACGATCGTCGCTCCGACCGGTACAACCACGTTCACGTCCAGCCAGCCGGGCAACCAAGGGAAATAACGCCTCACGTCCGTGCTGTCGTTATCGCCGTTCCGCACGGGGGGCGCGATCGTACCTGTTCGTTAAGACAGTgcagaaaagagagagggttACCTTTATCGCTACCATGGCCCTTCCCTCTGAGAACGCAGATCACGATGACGGCAACGATTATAACGAGAATAGCTGCTACCACGGGTACGACCAGATTTAAGTTAgccatgaaaattttcatcggaTCCTCGTCGTTGCCACCACCGTTCACGTCAGGTAGCTCTCGGGCCGGTGCAATGGTGCCTGGAACAAAAAATATGGCGACCGTTCAATCCAGCCACCATTAGCACCGGCTACGAGGTGCGCCGTTGccgttttccttccttttccttttttctttttctttctttctttctttctttctttctttctttcctatcCCCTCTTATCgccttcttattttatttacctcCGGTTACGGTCAGCGTTGCGAATTCGTACTCGGCAACCGCGAACCCAGCGTTATTGTGGGCGGTGACGCGCAAGTGGTACCACGTGGCAGGGACCAAATCCAGAACTACGAAGTTGCCGCCCGGTTTAACGTTGTTCGACACCTGGTTCCATTCCTGTTGGTTCCTGAATCACACGATCGACAATtatcgacgacgacgatttaTAGATTTCGCGTTCTCGTTTCCCCCTTACTTCTTCTTGTGCTCGACCACGAAGTAGATCATGGGGCAGCCGCCGTCGGACCACGCGTTCAAGTGCAGAGTGATGCTGTTCGTCGCCACCTCGATGAACCTTGCCGCCTCGGGGATGATCGGTTTCGAGCCTTTGGTGCGGGTGTTGAGCATGTCGGATGGGTCGCCGGTTCCGATTCTAAAATCGAGTCAACGTCTCTTTGCCTCCAATAATGCGAACAATTAATTACACGTTTGTTCCTTTGTTTATTTGTTCATTCACCTACCCGTTGTACGCGGTTACGTAGATCTGGTATCTCGAGCCGCACAACAAATTCTCCAAAGTGTACTTCTGCACCGTGGAGCTGATCTGCGCCGTGTCCCAGTCGCCGAATTCCGGCTTGTAGTGGATCGTGTATCCGTGGATCGGGGCGTTGTCCTGGGGGTGAGGGCGCACCTTCATCGTCAGCGAGTTGGTGGTGGTCGCGGTGAGGGTGATTTGGGGCGAGTGAGGGGGAGCTGCGAAGTCGAGTTGGTCGGTCGAGtttcgagaaacgagaaattcATCCTCGCGAGGGTGCTTTCTCACCGTGCACGATCAACTGGTGGGTGACGGTGTCGTGGCCGAACGTGTTTTCCACGTAGCAAGAGTATTCCCCGGCGTCGGTGCGGTCCACTTCCTTGATGAACAGGGATCCTTCGGGCAATTGTCGCAGTCTGTCGCTGGATTGGAGCACGGCGCCTCGCACTTTCCACGTCACCTCGGGCGCGGGCACGCCGACGGCCAAGCAGGGTAATTTCACGTCCTCCTTGTAGGTGGCCGTGAATTTGTCGTCGAACGACGCGATCTTCGCCGGTACTGAAACAGTTTTCGAAAAAAGGATTGTGACGGGCTCGtcgagaagaggagaggggaggggtggAGATACCTCGAACGCTGGGCGCCAGTGCGACGATCTTGGAAGCCTCTCCCTCGCCGATGTTCGTGCTCGCGGTCACCCAGAAGTCGTATCTGCGCGTCTTGTCCAATTCGGACGCCTCGTGGGTGAGCTGATTGGGCGGCACCTTCTGGCTGCTCGGCTCCTCCGCGTTGTCCGCCTTCGTGTAAACGGTGTACTGGGTGATGACGCCGTTCGGTTGGCTGGGTGGCCTCCACGAAACCAGGATCGATTCGGACGACATGACGAGAGCCTTGATCGCGATAGGCGCTTCGGGGGCTGTGTACACGATATGATTAGGAAAGGATGAGGATTTGCGCGTTCGAGAAAAGCGTCTCTCAGGCTTCTCACCGTCCTGCTCGGTTTGGCAGTGAATGGGCGCGGACTTGACACCGTCTCCGCCAGAAGTGAAAGCCAAGACTTGCATGCTGTAGTTCGTGTACTTCTTCAATCCGTGCAAAATGGTCTCGCTCGAGGAGGTGATCTTGGTGTCCTTGGTGTTCTCGTCGTACCAGGTGTCGGAGGGTCCGTAGATGACCTGGATGACGAGGGATGTAACATTCGAAGACTCGACTCGTGGACGGGTAAGGGAGAACTACAATCACCTTGTATCCGGTGATGACTCCATTCGCGGCGCTAAGGGGGGGCGACATCCAGGAGATCCTGATGGTCTGGGAGGTCAAGGTGGTGCAAGTGGTGTCGTGAGGGGGTTGCTCGGGTACGCCCTCGGCGGTGTGCTGCCTCCGCTCCTCGCTCATCGGCCCCGATCCCACTTTGTTGAACGCTTGCACGACCACGCTGTACTGGGTGTACGTCTTCAGGTTCATGATCTGCAGGTGGTGCTCCTTTCCGTCCTCCTTCGAGAAGTCCACGGTTTCGAACATGTACGGTTTCTCGGAGGAGGAGAGCCTGTAGCCGACGTAGTATCCAAGGATCTCGCCGTTCCAATCCTCGCGAGGGGGCGGTTTCCACGTTACCTGAGTCGAAAAGAATTCGTAGAGAGGAactgaagaaagaaagaaagggagactCGAAGCGGAGCCGGTACCTTGAGGGTGTGCTGGTCGAGGTCGTCGACGCGGATGGAGGTTGGCGGGCCGCTGGGCGCCTCCTCGGCAGTGATTATGGTGACCGTGTCGGACGGGTCGGACGCGCCTATTTCGTTCTCGGCCACGATTCTGAGGTGGTAGGTGGTGGCGGGTCTGAGATTGAACACTCCGGCTACGTTCTGCTGGGATCCGGGCACCAGAACTCTGTCGATATCGGTCTCCCACGAGCCTTTGCTGATCTTGTACTCGATCACGTAGCGCTTGATCGGGCTGTTCCCGTCGTAGGGCGCCGCCCAGGAAAGTTGAACCGAGCGTCCGGATTTGTCCAACACCTTCAAACCGTACGGAACCTCGGGTACCTCTGCGAGGAAACGTAATTCGTAATTCGTAAACGGGGGAGAAGGGGGCGGAGGGAGAGAATAGACTCGAACCTTGCACGATCATGTTGATACTCGTGTCGTCGCTTCCGAAAGCGTTGGTCGCCACGCAGGTGAAGAGGGCCGAGTCGCTTCTCTCGGTTCTCTTGATGCTCAGGTCGGACAGCACGCCGTTCGCCAATATTTCCTCCCGGATCGTGTAACGGGAATCGCTCTTCGGGTCCAGCCTCTTGTTGTTCATGTTCCAGAGGATGCCGATCGGTTTCTCGCCTTGGGCCTCGCATTGCAACACGGCCGGCTCCCCTCGTCGCGCGGTCTGGTTCTTCAGTTTGATCTCGAAGTGGGGCGGGGCTGAAGCGATCGACGAAGATTAGGGCGGAGAAAAGGGTGGAGGACGGACGACGGAATACCTTGAACCGAGATGAAGATAACAGCCGAGAGTCCCGCGCCGATCCCGTTCACAGCCTCGCAGAGATAGTAGCCTTCGTTCGTCTTCTGAATGTTGTTGATCGACAGGGTCCCGTCCTCCACGCTAATGTCCGGATTGCTCAATTTCAGGTCGGTGTAATCGCCCGGTGTGTCCCCTGTGAAACGGGGAATAGGGCAGACGCGCTCGGGGACAGACGCCAGGATGGATGGTCGATCACTTACCAGCGGCCTTCTTCCACGTGACCTGGGGCTTGGGGAAACCGTCGGCTTTGCACTCGACGCGAGCGTCAGAGCCTTGAGCGAATGCCTTGTCGGTGGGCTCCAGGATCCAGCGTGGTGGTACTGTTACAGAATAACCAGGTCATTCCACGTGTTCCCCGGCGTACCACCCGTACGGGGCAGTTAATCCGGGAGCCAGTCGCGCCTCGTCGTGACCTCGGGCCCTGACTTCTCTCCAacccctcttttttcctttctttcgaggGACGCGCGTTTCACTTTCCACGTTTCACGAGCCGAAGATCACGACAGGCTGTTTCCTCGCATGCTGGACGAAACGTCGCGGCTCGCCCCCGCAACTGCGACGAAAACAACGACGACGACATTGCATCTAAAGTCGTGCATGCGGGAGTGTGAGAAGAGATGAAGTGATCGTTACGACTACTTGCGCTACGAAAACGGGTGAAAGATGATGAACGTGCGCAAGAGatggagagacagagagaaggagagagagagagaaagctcGGCTCGGAGCCGAACGCCGTGCATGCAAGGGTTAGGTAAGGTTAGGCTGCTGCGTTACGGTCCGTCGTGCTGCGGCGAAAGAAGTCGGagaaagagtgagagagagtgagagaaagCTATCTATATTTCGTTAGactaaaaaaagaggaggcgGCATGCGTTGTTGTCAAAAGAAAGATACATCTGCTACCGCTACGAATGcatgtaaaaagaaatgaatacgAGGCGAGACGTGTGGTGAGAGGGGCGGTTAAGGTGGTGGGGTTAAAGGAGGCGAAGGGTTTCGTCGATAGGTTGGCGAGAGGGTGATTTTCGGGGGTTGATCGGATGGTCGGTCGGTCGTGTTGGAGGAGAGCAAGGACGCGTTGTAGCGCGACGGGGGAGGGGGTACGGTGCGGTGAGATAACAATAAATCGACACTCGAATGTGATCACGAGAGACACGCAGCTCGATCGCTGGGAGGGTGATCCtgagataaatagataatccGGCGATAGATCGCGACGATCCATCGATCGTTGTTCGGTGTTgtcgttgttattattattattattattatacgaatgATGGCTCGttgagttttcttttttcttttttctcaggGGAGAAGAGGGGGGAGCTGGTGAAGCACGTGACGCGCACGAGAGGACGAGAAttgtcgtatatatatatatatatatacatataatacgtGTATCCTGATCGTCGGTGGTGCCTGTTATCGCTCGTTGGAGATCGCGCGGCGAGAAAAAGCCAACTCGAAAGAAAAAGCCATACTCGATAGGTGTCGTCGAAGAATATTAGCGACGATGAGAGCATGACAACGAGACAGGGTGGTAACGATCGAACGATGCGAGATACTTAGCCAACAGATAAACGATGCGGGTCAAGCTGAACCAAATTGCTGGATGGAATGGGAGGGGAACGAAGTGGGCTCTTTCCTCGGGCTTGGGTGTAACTTTGGTTCCGCTACTCGGCTGAATAAGGCGGGAAATAGGAGCGGACACGCACGAGGGGTGAACGTAGAACGAGGGGGATCGGACACAAAACGTGGGTATGCATAATACACGCGGAATGACGAGATTGCGGAACGggggatagagagagagagagagataggatAAGTAGAAGTCAGAGatagcgagagaaagagagagagagagagagagagagagaggtacgGACGAAAGCTGTGAACGCGAAAACTCTTCCGCTGTGTGAACTGAAATCCAGAAAGCTTTCGccaaaaaaggaaagatttcGTTCGAGCGTTCGTTCTCGGCAACGACGAAGATGcattcaatcaaaattattattaaagccTGCGATAAATGAAACAATCTGAATCGGGGTTGTGAACTGCGCCGGGCTGTTGCGCTGTTGCGTCTCATCTCATTCTTATTCGTTCTTATTCACCGTTCAATCAATTATTCATCAATTATTGCACGATATTATTCATTCACCACGATATTATTCCCACATTACTCTGTTCCCTAACCGTGAACACGCAACGTCGCCTCGTGGATCGCTTTGCCGGACGGATTGGTTGCGATACACGTGTAACGTCCCGCGTGGTCCGGCGTTACAGGCTCGATCAGCATCATGCTCATCCGTGGCCCGAGTTTCCCGACGTTGTATCCCATGAATTGCGAGAGGGGCCGATCCTCGTGGGTCCAGGCGATGTCGATGGGGGTGTCGCCCGTCGCCACCATGCACGCCAGTTGGGCGGCCTGCCCCGCGTAAATCGGTTGGTCGCCAAAATCGAACGGACTGATCCGTGGCAGGACTGGAACGATGAGCATCCCCGGCTAGATCCACACCCACGCACACGCATACACACCCCCTCGATGGATCCACAGTCTCGTCGTCATTGATCATCGTCTACGCAACGGACTTCTTCCCGTCCCTCGGTCGCCGAGAGTCGCCTTTTCCTCTGCTTCCTCCTCCCCATCCGCGTGGGACGCACGCCCACGTTTTCGTCTCGGCAACGACGCGAGGGAAAGGATCGAGAAGAGGCAGACAgccggaaagagagagagagagagagagagagagacgagacGCAGTGCGCGCGTGAGCGTGTGTTACGAGTGTGTgggagaaaggagaaagagaattgGACGGGGAACGAAACGGGAGGGGAAGTTTAGCTCGTCCTGAACTACGGACAAATTACCTTTGATCATTGGTAGCCCAAGGATAACGAGAGTGGGGGACTGTGGTCCAAAAGCTACACTCGGCCGAGCGACCTACCTAAACGATGATGCTTCGAAACAAACGATGCGGGAAGATAATT
The DNA window shown above is from Apis cerana isolate GH-2021 linkage group LG4, AcerK_1.0, whole genome shotgun sequence and carries:
- the LOC108001865 gene encoding cell adhesion molecule Dscam2 isoform X8, giving the protein MWLDPPGGGCNIPTYLTTMLLLAVLALTNVACAEDESMGPVFVKEPPNRVDFSNGTGAVVECQARGNPQPDIIWVRADGSAVGDVPGLRQVLPNGNLVFPPFRAEDYRQEVHAQVYSCLARSPAGSVHSRDVNVRAVVAQYFEVQVYDQFAIRGNAAIFKCQVPSFVADHVDVVGWIDSNGGSYVADGQSYVVGQRYAVNVMDEHVLRGNAAIIKCHIPSFVAEFVEVDSWIEDETTEIYPSADYDGKYLVLPSGELHIRDVGPEDGYKTYQCRTKHRLTGETRLSATKGRLVITEPASSTRPQISGPTDLLRFSASSRKSVTLLCPAQGFPVPVYRWYKFIEGSSRRQPVQLNERVRQVSGTLIIREARVEDSGKYLCIVNNSVGGESVETVLTVTAPLGAEIEPSTQTIDFGRPATFTCNVRGNPIKTISWLKDGKPLGLEEAVLRIESVKKEDKGMYQCFVRNDQESAQATAELKLGGRFEPPQIRQAFAEETLQPGPSMFLKCVASGNPTPEITWELDGKRLSNTERLQVGQYVTVNGDVVSHLNISSTHTNDGGLYKCIAASKVGSAEHSARLNVYGLPFIRHMDKKAIVAGETLRVTCPVAGYPIESIVWERDTRVLPINRKQKVFPNGTLIIENVERMSDQATYTCVARNAQGYSARGTLEVQVMVAPEIVPFDIGEGPANWGDTVTATCTVLKGDHPIQIEWALNGEPISRNHYDISIVNTSKRVSLLTIDGVTARHAGEYTCSVSNAAGGTSYSATLAVNVPPRWILEPTDKAFAQGSDARVECKADGFPKPQVTWKKAAGDTPGDYTDLKLSNPDISVEDGTLSINNIQKTNEGYYLCEAVNGIGAGLSAVIFISVQAPPHFEIKLKNQTARRGEPAVLQCEAQGEKPIGILWNMNNKRLDPKSDSRYTIREEILANGVLSDLSIKRTERSDSALFTCVATNAFGSDDTSINMIVQEVPEVPYGLKVLDKSGRSVQLSWAAPYDGNSPIKRYVIEYKISKGSWETDIDRVLVPGSQQNVAGVFNLRPATTYHLRIVAENEIGASDPSDTVTIITAEEAPSGPPTSIRVDDLDQHTLKVTWKPPPREDWNGEILGYYVGYRLSSSEKPYMFETVDFSKEDGKEHHLQIMNLKTYTQYSVVVQAFNKVGSGPMSEERRQHTAEGVPEQPPHDTTCTTLTSQTIRISWMSPPLSAANGVITGYKVIYGPSDTWYDENTKDTKITSSSETILHGLKKYTNYSMQVLAFTSGGDGVKSAPIHCQTEQDAPEAPIAIKALVMSSESILVSWRPPSQPNGVITQYTVYTKADNAEEPSSQKVPPNQLTHEASELDKTRRYDFWVTASTNIGEGEASKIVALAPSVRVPAKIASFDDKFTATYKEDVKLPCLAVGVPAPEVTWKVRGAVLQSSDRLRQLPEGSLFIKEVDRTDAGEYSCYVENTFGHDTVTHQLIVHAPPHSPQITLTATTTNSLTMKVRPHPQDNAPIHGYTIHYKPEFGDWDTAQISSTVQKYTLENLLCGSRYQIYVTAYNGIGTGDPSDMLNTRTKGSKPIIPEAARFIEVATNSITLHLNAWSDGGCPMIYFVVEHKKKNQQEWNQVSNNVKPGGNFVVLDLVPATWYHLRVTAHNNAGFAVAEYEFATLTVTGGTIAPPVRNGDNDSTDVRRYFPWLPGWLDVNVVVPVGATIVVIIVGIVVICVALSRRTRGPEQTRLRGISSADEKYYEGQYDVVYQQTGVGGATLDKRRPDLRDELGYIAPPNRKLPPVPGSNYNTCDRIKRGTVISGTGSIRSHSTWDPRRHMYEELNHCAPNRRCPPPPRMGSAEGLSHRGMEDEICPYATFHLLGFREEMDPSKAMQFQTFPHPGNGHSGTMGPPVGHPTNASAHSRSGSQSMPRQNGRYSRVPSQGGGSGTHNVFSPEYDDPANCAPEEDQYGSQYGQYGAPYDHYGSRGSVGRRSVGSARNIPVSGSPEPPPPPPRNHDQNNSSFNDSKESNEISEAECDRDQLVNRNYGVNARGKDGMTTEEMRKLIERNEAPSRQTGSGHGGHGGLLTPYDTVAV
- the LOC108001865 gene encoding cell adhesion molecule Dscam2 isoform X24; this translates as MWLDPPGGGCNIPTYLTTMLLLAVLALTNVACAEDESMGPVFVKEPPNRVDFSNGTGAVVECQARGNPQPDIIWVRADGSAVGDVPGLRQVLPNGNLVFPPFRAEDYRQEVHAQVYSCLARSPAGSVHSRDVNVRAVVTQYYEAEVVSEYVIRGNAAILKCTIPSFVAEFVSVDSWVGSDGSTFKPTNDYDGKYLVLPSGELHIRDVGPEDGYKTYQCRTKHRLTGETRLSATKGRLVITEPLGAKGPKFSSDDRVNSFVRAAGGSSTLLCPAQGFPVPSFRWYKFIEGSSRRQPVQLNERVRQVSGTLIIREARVEDSGKYLCIVNNSVGGESVETVLTVTAPLGAEIEPSTQTIDFGRPATFTCNVRGNPIKTISWLKDGKPLGLEEAVLRIESVKKEDKGMYQCFVRNDQESAQATAELKLGGRFEPPQIRQAFAEETLQPGPSMFLKCVASGNPTPEITWELDGKRLSNTERLQVGQYVTVNGDVVSHLNISSTHTNDGGLYKCIAASKVGSAEHSARLNVYGLPFIRHMDKKAIVAGETLRVTCPVAGYPIESIVWERDTRVLPINRKQKVFPNGTLIIENVERMSDQATYTCVARNAQGYSARGTLEVQVMVAPQILPFAFGDEAASWGELVSVTCSVAKGDQPLEISWAFNGTPIGSHHGSDVVIGSTNKKNSVLTIESVAASHAGEYTCSASNRAGATTHSSRLTVNVPPRWILEPTDKAFAQGSDARVECKADGFPKPQVTWKKAAGDTPGDYTDLKLSNPDISVEDGTLSINNIQKTNEGYYLCEAVNGIGAGLSAVIFISVQAPPHFEIKLKNQTARRGEPAVLQCEAQGEKPIGILWNMNNKRLDPKSDSRYTIREEILANGVLSDLSIKRTERSDSALFTCVATNAFGSDDTSINMIVQEVPEVPYGLKVLDKSGRSVQLSWAAPYDGNSPIKRYVIEYKISKGSWETDIDRVLVPGSQQNVAGVFNLRPATTYHLRIVAENEIGASDPSDTVTIITAEEAPSGPPTSIRVDDLDQHTLKVTWKPPPREDWNGEILGYYVGYRLSSSEKPYMFETVDFSKEDGKEHHLQIMNLKTYTQYSVVVQAFNKVGSGPMSEERRQHTAEGVPEQPPHDTTCTTLTSQTIRISWMSPPLSAANGVITGYKVIYGPSDTWYDENTKDTKITSSSETILHGLKKYTNYSMQVLAFTSGGDGVKSAPIHCQTEQDAPEAPIAIKALVMSSESILVSWRPPSQPNGVITQYTVYTKADNAEEPSSQKVPPNQLTHEASELDKTRRYDFWVTASTNIGEGEASKIVALAPSVRVPAKIASFDDKFTATYKEDVKLPCLAVGVPAPEVTWKVRGAVLQSSDRLRQLPEGSLFIKEVDRTDAGEYSCYVENTFGHDTVTHQLIVHAPPHSPQITLTATTTNSLTMKVRPHPQDNAPIHGYTIHYKPEFGDWDTAQISSTVQKYTLENLLCGSRYQIYVTAYNGIGTGDPSDMLNTRTKGSKPIIPEAARFIEVATNSITLHLNAWSDGGCPMIYFVVEHKKKNQQEWNQVSNNVKPGGNFVVLDLVPATWYHLRVTAHNNAGFAVAEYEFATLTVTGGTIAPPVRNGDNDSTDVRRYFPWLPGWLDVNVVVPVGATIVVIIVGIVVICVALSRRTRGPEQTRLRGISSADEKYYEGQYDVVYQQTGVGGATLDKRRPDLRDELGYIAPPNRKLPPVPGSNYNTCDRIKRGTVISGTGSIRSHSTWDPRRHMYEELNHCAPNRRCPPPPRMGSAEGLSHRGMEDEICPYATFHLLGFREEMDPSKAMQFQTFPHPGNGHSGTMGPPVGHPTNASAHSRSGSQSMPRQNGRYSRVPSQGGGSGTHNVFSPEYDDPANCAPEEDQYGSQYGQYGAPYDHYGSRGSVGRRSVGSARNIPVSGSPEPPPPPPRNHDQNNSSFNDSKESNEISEAECDRDQLVNRNYGVNARGKDGMTTEEMRKLIERNEAPSRQTGSGHGGHGGLLTPYDTVAV